The stretch of DNA TAGACTAAGATATTAGTTCAGAGACAGCTTCTATTTCATCCAATTTTGATTATATCCACCTTTTCCTCTGGATGTGCAGGGTCGCCCTAAGGGTGTTACTCCCAAGTTTAGCTTAGCTCCCATTGTACCACGGCTGTCTGAGCTTCTTGGTATTCAGGTATTCATATATTCTACATCATTGGTACTTCAAACTGGATCAGATGTGGTATGTGCCATTGATTGTACTGACTAAACCATGTCTGTACCCACCAATAGGTGCAAAAAGCTGACGATGTTATTGGCCCTGAAGTTGAGAAATTGGTGTCTGCCTTGCCCAATGGTGGTGTTTTGCTTCTCGAGAACGTAAGATTTTACAAGGAAGAGGAGAAGAATGACCCAGAGTTTGCACAGAAGCTTGCCTCCCTTGCAGATCTTTATGTTAATGATGCATTTGGAACAGCCCACAGGGCACACGCATCAACTGAGGGAGTCACCAAGTTCTTGAAGCCTTCTGTTGCAGGGTTCCTTTTGCAGAAGGTTATCTTTCTTTTTTATGTTTATTTTCCATTCTTGAACTTAACACACACTACGAAAAAGTGGTATGAAAATGAAATGCTATCTAAAGTATAAAATTTAGATTCTCttttctcctcctcctcaaccTCAATCTGAACCTTTTGTTATTCTACAAAATGAATTCACAGGAGCTTGACTACCTTGTTGGAGCTGTTTCAAGCCCTAAACGTCCATTTGCTGCCATCGTGGGTGGCTCAAAGGTGTCATCCAAGATTGGGGTTATTGAATCCCTGTTGGAAAAGTGTGATATCCTTCTTTTGGGTGGTGGTATGATCTTCACATTTTACAAGGCACAAGGACTTTCTGTTGGTTCTTCGTTAGTCGAGGAAGACAAACTTGAGCTCGCAACATCTCTGCTTGCAAAGGCAAAGGAAAAGGGTGTCTCCCTTATGTTGCCAACTGATGTTGTCATTGCTGATAAGTTTGCCCCTGATGCTAACAGCCAGGTTTGTTGAACCTTGTTCTTCCCTTATCAGCAGAGCTTTTGTAGTGAAGTGGAAGCATCTCTCAATTCTGCACAGGGAGAAACTTGACCATAGAATTTTTCTACAGATTGTTCCAGCATCTTCAATTCCTGATGGTTGGATGGGGCTGGACATCGGCCCAGATTCTGTTGCTTCATTCAATGCAGCCCTGGACACAACCCAGACAGTCATCTGGAACGGGCCCATGGGTGTTTTTGAATTCGACAAGTTCGCTGTAGGAACTGAGGTAAAGCCCAGCTCAAATATGCtgatgcagcttcactatgtaaCATTGTAACTGAGGAAAGTTTGCAACGAAAGAAACTTAACCCTGATATCTCTTTTGTAGGCTGTTGCGAAGAAGTTGGCAGAGCTTAGCGGCAAGGGTGTCACAACCATCATTGGAGGTGGAGACTCTGTTGCAGCCGTTGAGAAGGTGGGAGTTGCTGATGTTATGAGCCACATTTCAACGGGAGGTGGAGCTAGCTTGGAATTGTTGGAAGGAAAGGAGCTTCCTGGAGTTATTGCATTGGATGAAGCCGCCACGGTGACTGTATGAAGCTAAGTTTTCAATTTGTTTCACCTTCATCTTCGTGTACCGTGTAAACTTGTTACATTCTTGCTCGCTCCTTATCAGCCGCTCGAAATGTAAGAGATCAATGCTTTATAGAGCCACTGGAAATTGTTTGAATAACTACACAATAATATGTGTTTACCTGAGTCATAACAAACCCCTAAAGGGCACTATAGCCTATTTGGCTTTTGGTTACTTGGGAGTTTCGTGTACCAGGATCTGATTTTCTGAGCAAGGGTGTgaattttttttctctctttgCGAGAGAAGCAAACTTTAGGTTGTTGGCCGTTGGAAGGTAGATGTACGTTGTGGAGGTCTGGTACTCAAAATTTCTTGGATCTTGGCGCCGTATAATTTCAGTCTGGAATCAGGACAATTATGCACTCTCTAGAAATATTTTAGTTTATTATCTCTATTGAGCAATATCAATAAGCTTTTCTCTAAGATGTCACAAGTGTATTTGCAAGACGAAAAAACAGAAGGAATTCAACAAACAAACTAAAGGCCGCAGACTGATCATACCGATCACTGAAAACAAACTTAGCCGCATAGTCATGCAGACGATTTGCTGGGGAAGTCAACATATCTTTAATCTCAGAAATGCCAGATTGATAAAATGAAATGAATGCCGCTTCTCACTGATACAGAAACATATTGTCTGTGGCAAAGCAGTGCCGGTAAATAGAATTAACAGAATGATAACAGTAAAAATGGTGTTGGTCCGCCAGCTAGTAATCGCTAGTGATGACCCTATCTGAAActagcatcatgaagttgcaGCAGCTGACAAGAAAGCAGGAACCAACAAATGGAGCCTATTCCCAATCTATACTGACTGaaacctttttttaaaaaaaataaaactgaCTGAAACCTAAAGCTTGAACAGATCCAGCAGTGGCTTGGTACGTTTCTCCCCTTGATTGCTGCCACCCTGCAATTCCTGTGCCTGTTAGTTTTCAGCAAATGCAAGAATTCAGTTAGCATAACATATGTATTTGGAGTGCAAATTTTGCAAATTATTATCGGGATAAATGGAAAAGATTCGGTAAGAATAGAAAGCTATAAATTCGTCGGATCAAAGCCCATCCTTGAACGTGGACCAATGCAGTTTGTAAAACAAACCTGTCTCGAGGAGCTTGACGGGCCGTCGTCCGGCTCGAAACCACGAGGACACCACGGGTTGAACGCAGATGCTCTGCCGCCGTCTCTGGTGTCCACCGCGGCCGGCGCCGGAACAGAAGAAGTAGCTTGAGCGCCTGCTGCGGCGGCCTGAACGCCAAGAGCTAGAGTAGTAGCAGTATCATGATAAGCCCCAGCATACTCCATCCTGATTGGCAGACCACGGTGAGCAACCATAGCACCGGCTGGGACTGGATATGAGGGTGCCAGGCCGCCAATGGTGTTCGCAATGGCGGTCTGCGTTGCAGGGAGAGGCAGAGCAGTGCCGGTCACTGAGCTTGCCGATGTTGACCAGCGTCTGAATCCAGGAGCTGCTGGCATATAGAGTGCAGCTAGGTGAGGAGCTGGAGCTCTCATGACGCCATTCGGCCCCATGCCGCTGCTGTTCGGCTGGGAGAAGGGCGGCGCGAGGTAAGCCGGCCTAGGGGCAATGGAAGCTGACGTTCTGTTGATGATGCCGTATCCGTTGGTGCTTGCCACGGCTGGCATGGTTGGCCAGCGTCCGGCTCCGGCCATTGATGCCATGGCAGATGTAGGAAGATGAGGCGCAGGAGCTCTCTGGATGCCGTGAGAGAACGAACCACCGTTGCTCCACCCGAATGGCAGCGTCGAAGCAGGACGATGAGCAGGAACGACATTGGAGGTA from Panicum hallii strain FIL2 chromosome 3, PHallii_v3.1, whole genome shotgun sequence encodes:
- the LOC112884972 gene encoding phosphoglycerate kinase, chloroplastic → MASAAAPPTSLSLVARAATRAAAAAATPLRRGGLAAACQPARSLAFAAGDARLAVHVASRCRQASSARGTRAMATMAKKSVGDLTEADLEGKRVFVRADLNVPLDENQNITDDTRVRAAVPTIQYLIGKGAKVILSSHLGRPKGVTPKFSLAPIVPRLSELLGIQVQKADDVIGPEVEKLVSALPNGGVLLLENVRFYKEEEKNDPEFAQKLASLADLYVNDAFGTAHRAHASTEGVTKFLKPSVAGFLLQKELDYLVGAVSSPKRPFAAIVGGSKVSSKIGVIESLLEKCDILLLGGGMIFTFYKAQGLSVGSSLVEEDKLELATSLLAKAKEKGVSLMLPTDVVIADKFAPDANSQIVPASSIPDGWMGLDIGPDSVASFNAALDTTQTVIWNGPMGVFEFDKFAVGTEAVAKKLAELSGKGVTTIIGGGDSVAAVEKVGVADVMSHISTGGGASLELLEGKELPGVIALDEAATVTV